One genomic region from uncultured Subdoligranulum sp. encodes:
- a CDS encoding magnesium chelatase domain-containing protein, whose product MYAKVTSLGVTGLAGYLVQVEADLSGGLPQFNLVGLPDSAVKESSERVRSAVKNLHYPWPASRITINLAPADVRKTGPVYDLPVFIGILAAQGKLPVPGTDCAFLGELGLDGTLRPVTGVLPMALAAVRQGVKTLFLPAENAAEAAVAEGLTVYPARNAQQVVQHLCGAEPLSAAKADGYDENGVWLGPDMADVRGQSEARRALEIAAAGGHNLLLVGPPGAMC is encoded by the coding sequence ATGTATGCAAAGGTGACAAGCCTCGGTGTCACAGGCTTGGCCGGATACCTGGTCCAGGTGGAGGCGGATCTGTCCGGAGGGTTACCTCAGTTCAACCTTGTCGGGCTGCCCGATTCCGCTGTCAAGGAGAGCAGCGAGCGAGTGCGCAGTGCTGTCAAGAATCTTCACTATCCCTGGCCGGCCAGCCGGATCACCATCAACCTGGCCCCCGCCGATGTGCGGAAAACCGGCCCCGTATATGACCTTCCTGTTTTTATCGGCATTCTGGCAGCCCAGGGAAAGCTGCCCGTTCCCGGTACGGATTGCGCCTTCCTCGGCGAGCTGGGCCTGGACGGCACACTGCGCCCCGTGACCGGCGTTCTGCCCATGGCCCTGGCAGCCGTCCGGCAGGGCGTCAAAACATTGTTTCTCCCTGCCGAGAACGCCGCAGAGGCCGCCGTGGCAGAAGGGCTCACCGTCTATCCGGCCCGGAACGCTCAGCAAGTGGTACAGCACCTGTGCGGTGCGGAACCTCTTTCCGCTGCCAAAGCGGATGGATACGACGAAAACGGCGTCTGGCTGGGACCTGATATGGCCGATGTGCGCGGACAGAGCGAAGCACGCCGTGCGCTGGAGATCGCCGCGGCCGGCGGGCACAATCTGCTGCTGGTGGGGCCTCCGGGTGCAATGTGTTAA
- a CDS encoding BppU family phage baseplate upper protein, whose product MANKLPVLITRIDIDASAETKDYLVQAKQGDKATRFVSVLIVDDGKEYEPPEDADLIANFTKPDGKFAFNAAKIDEGNRILVELTNQVLAVPGEVTCEVEIRAKDSSQILTSCAFTIKVGKNNRDESAILSSNEMTAFDEKWAQINADMEEWATVERMRVEAEKARAKAETAREEAESARAAAENSRAAAESSRKSAESARAKAESARAAAETKRQTDTQAAIRETEAATEAANNAAKRAEDALENQEQLEQTLAQCQELKNQAAQEAQNAATEADAAEAAKNQAGQEKTAAEAAKAAAEAAKAAAETAQENAEGNQQEAEKQAQLASQEREKAEEIAKAVEGWTTDGAVDSIWAARLNGENTSEIFQQYAAALAAQGVAVGNILRRWFTLLWDDNTYGVKFYKFDTSATSDGELIQSSAELGAATPGTNTTEAQDPYFEHGAFWAVEVAYEIEDKEVAIKAVAGVNGVTRAALLSGQYGMVGVAQKTGWYADTEDDSYYYHYYRAAPANFVTDANAYRPLPEGVALDGSVRPYVVHAKYMAGRGADGKLTSASGLAAVNFISMQSQATEWRKRGADYCGICGCDLSFRMRMFWMKYGKKGNSGTLEGCSNYNYQKIAKVSESGVKRVLLTASDASGYLVGSTVSVGDKGTGTSTDRGVASMRALADKVRILSIEDVQVNGTSYKALNLDAPAAFNTVAGETYISTMPWHSGSCDNVKGADGSPTSCTSGKEPFVLQLLECQPGGYAISADQLTEQVLTADAYTHRLVCFRQAAQIATSITSNAVRSHVVLTMPTNQAAAWLYQKDVEIDADGNMYAVAAGSPAGSTTGCRAAVFVPAAGSRVYAWWAWASLFYGGACGLSCGNAISSCGFASWHGLAGACGSGSNRGEYAG is encoded by the coding sequence ATGGCAAACAAATTGCCCGTGCTGATTACACGGATCGACATTGACGCGTCCGCAGAAACAAAGGACTACCTGGTGCAAGCAAAACAGGGGGATAAAGCGACCCGTTTTGTTTCGGTGCTGATCGTGGACGATGGGAAAGAGTATGAGCCGCCAGAGGATGCGGACCTGATCGCAAACTTCACAAAGCCGGACGGGAAATTTGCTTTCAACGCCGCGAAGATCGACGAAGGCAACCGCATTTTGGTTGAGCTGACAAACCAGGTACTTGCGGTGCCCGGGGAAGTGACCTGCGAGGTAGAGATCAGAGCGAAAGACAGCAGCCAGATTTTGACCTCTTGCGCTTTCACGATCAAGGTGGGAAAGAACAACCGGGACGAAAGCGCGATCTTGTCCTCCAACGAAATGACGGCGTTCGACGAAAAGTGGGCGCAGATCAATGCGGACATGGAGGAATGGGCAACCGTCGAAAGAATGCGCGTGGAGGCGGAGAAAGCCCGCGCGAAGGCAGAGACAGCCCGGGAAGAGGCAGAGAGCGCCAGAGCAGCAGCCGAAAACTCCAGGGCAGCGGCGGAAAGCTCCAGAAAGTCAGCAGAGAGCGCCAGAGCAAAGGCAGAGAGCGCCAGAGCCGCAGCGGAGACAAAGAGGCAGACTGACACACAGGCCGCGATCAGGGAAACGGAAGCCGCAACGGAGGCGGCAAACAATGCAGCAAAGCGGGCGGAGGATGCGCTGGAGAACCAGGAGCAGCTGGAGCAGACGCTGGCGCAGTGCCAGGAGCTGAAAAACCAGGCCGCCCAGGAGGCCCAAAACGCCGCGACAGAGGCTGACGCAGCCGAAGCGGCAAAGAACCAGGCGGGGCAGGAAAAGACCGCCGCAGAGGCCGCGAAAGCTGCCGCAGAGGCCGCGAAAGCGGCAGCGGAAACAGCCCAGGAAAACGCGGAAGGAAACCAGCAGGAAGCAGAAAAACAGGCACAGCTGGCAAGCCAGGAAAGAGAGAAAGCGGAAGAGATTGCAAAGGCGGTGGAGGGATGGACAACAGACGGAGCCGTGGACTCCATTTGGGCGGCACGGCTGAATGGAGAGAACACAAGCGAGATTTTCCAGCAGTATGCCGCCGCCCTGGCAGCCCAGGGGGTTGCCGTGGGTAACATTTTGCGCCGCTGGTTCACCCTGCTGTGGGATGACAATACCTACGGCGTAAAGTTCTATAAGTTCGACACCAGCGCTACGTCGGACGGCGAACTGATCCAGTCCTCTGCCGAACTGGGCGCGGCGACGCCTGGAACCAACACGACAGAGGCGCAGGACCCCTACTTTGAGCACGGCGCGTTCTGGGCTGTTGAGGTGGCCTACGAGATCGAGGACAAAGAGGTGGCAATCAAGGCTGTGGCAGGGGTAAACGGCGTAACCCGCGCAGCTCTGCTGTCCGGCCAGTATGGCATGGTAGGCGTGGCGCAGAAAACCGGGTGGTATGCCGATACCGAGGACGACAGCTACTACTACCACTACTACCGCGCCGCACCCGCCAACTTTGTGACGGATGCAAACGCCTACAGACCGCTGCCGGAAGGCGTGGCACTGGATGGCAGCGTCCGGCCCTATGTGGTACACGCAAAGTACATGGCCGGACGTGGAGCGGACGGGAAGCTGACCAGCGCGTCTGGCCTGGCCGCCGTAAACTTCATCAGCATGCAGAGCCAGGCAACGGAGTGGCGCAAACGCGGCGCAGACTACTGCGGAATTTGCGGGTGTGATCTTTCTTTCCGCATGAGAATGTTCTGGATGAAGTACGGCAAAAAGGGGAACTCCGGCACTCTGGAGGGATGCAGCAATTACAACTACCAGAAAATTGCAAAGGTTTCCGAAAGCGGCGTAAAGCGGGTGCTGCTGACGGCGTCGGATGCGTCCGGGTATTTGGTGGGCAGCACCGTGTCCGTGGGAGACAAGGGCACGGGAACGTCTACGGATCGCGGCGTGGCCTCCATGCGTGCGCTGGCCGACAAGGTGCGTATTTTGAGCATTGAGGACGTGCAGGTGAACGGAACGAGCTACAAGGCTTTGAACCTGGACGCGCCCGCCGCGTTCAACACGGTGGCCGGTGAAACCTATATTTCTACCATGCCCTGGCACAGCGGAAGCTGTGACAACGTGAAGGGAGCAGACGGAAGCCCGACCAGCTGCACGTCCGGCAAGGAGCCGTTTGTACTCCAGCTGCTGGAGTGCCAGCCCGGCGGGTATGCGATCAGCGCGGACCAGCTGACGGAGCAGGTGCTGACGGCGGACGCCTACACGCACCGGCTTGTGTGTTTCCGCCAGGCTGCGCAGATCGCAACGTCCATTACTTCCAACGCCGTGCGCTCTCATGTCGTGCTGACCATGCCGACAAACCAGGCTGCAGCCTGGCTGTACCAGAAGGACGTGGAGATCGACGCAGACGGCAATATGTACGCCGTCGCCGCCGGAAGCCCGGCGGGGTCCACGACCGGCTGCCGGGCTGCCGTCTTTGTTCCGGCGGCTGGCTCCCGCGTCTATGCGTGGTGGGCCTGGGCCAGTTTGTTCTACGGGGGCGCTTGTGGCTTGTCCTGCGGCAACGCGATCAGTTCCTGCGGCTTCGCGAGCTGGCACGGCCTGGCGGGCGCTTGTGGGTCCGGGTCAAACAGGGGTGAATATGCCGGTTAA
- a CDS encoding DNA topoisomerase (ATP-hydrolyzing) subunit A: MAKKREKKITPARPQLGDNVEILSAGEIIESPITETLETNYMPYAMSVIVSRALPEIDGFKPAHRKLLYTMYEMGLLKGARTKSANIVGSTMHLNPHGDAAIYDTMVRMGRSNESLLVPFVDSKGNFGKAYSRDMAYAAARYTEAKLEPVCEELFRDIDKDTVDFVPNYDGTTTEPTLLPVTFPTILANNTLGIAVGMASNICSFNLEELCNATIALMKDDKADLREIIPAPDFVGGGTILYDAAEMENVLENGRGSVRVRAQWSYDKANNCIDVTHIPPTTTVEAIMDKITELVKLGKIREISDMRDETDLNGLKLTIDLKRGQDPDKLMARLFKATPLEDSFACNFNVLIAGQPKVLGVRDILLEWIAFRAECVRRRTYYDLQGKQKRLHLLRGLEAILLDIDKAIEIVRNTAEEAEVVPNLMIGFGIDEVQAEYVAEIKLRHLNREYILKRTAEIEELEAAIEDLQDVLKRPARINKIIMNELADVAKKYGKPRRCEILYEVPVSEAEEPKEQIPDYPVHLFFTRDGYFKKITPQSLRMSGDQKLKDGDEVLFTCESTNTVELLFFTNHHQVYKSHAYDFADSKASVLGDYVASSLGMEEGEVPLYMVVTPDYKGWMLFFFQNGKCAKVPLSSYETKQNRRKLLKAYSDKAELACMRYLPEETELAIFTTNNRLLLAGSALIPEKATRDTAGVNVVSLKKNARIARVTLAEGLELAEAHRYRVRTLPAAGAILRADDSVEQLTL; this comes from the coding sequence ATGGCAAAAAAACGCGAAAAGAAAATCACACCGGCGCGCCCCCAGCTTGGCGACAATGTGGAGATTCTCTCGGCCGGTGAAATTATCGAGAGCCCCATTACGGAAACGCTGGAAACCAACTACATGCCCTATGCGATGAGTGTCATCGTCTCCCGCGCGCTGCCCGAGATCGACGGTTTCAAGCCGGCTCACCGCAAACTGCTCTACACCATGTATGAGATGGGCCTGCTGAAGGGCGCCCGCACCAAGAGTGCCAACATCGTAGGCAGCACCATGCATCTGAACCCCCACGGTGACGCTGCCATCTATGACACCATGGTGCGCATGGGCCGTTCCAACGAGAGCCTGCTGGTCCCCTTCGTGGATTCCAAGGGTAACTTCGGCAAGGCCTACAGCCGCGACATGGCCTACGCAGCCGCCCGTTATACCGAAGCGAAGCTGGAGCCTGTCTGCGAGGAGCTGTTCCGGGACATCGACAAAGATACCGTGGATTTTGTGCCCAACTATGACGGCACCACCACCGAACCCACGCTGCTGCCGGTCACCTTCCCCACCATTCTGGCCAACAACACGCTGGGCATCGCCGTGGGCATGGCGTCCAACATCTGCTCCTTCAATCTGGAAGAGCTCTGCAACGCCACCATAGCCCTGATGAAGGACGACAAGGCAGACCTCAGGGAGATCATCCCCGCTCCCGATTTTGTGGGCGGCGGCACAATCCTGTATGACGCCGCCGAGATGGAAAATGTGCTGGAAAACGGCCGCGGCAGTGTGCGGGTCCGGGCCCAGTGGAGTTATGACAAAGCCAACAACTGCATTGATGTCACCCATATTCCCCCCACCACCACGGTGGAGGCCATCATGGACAAGATCACCGAGCTGGTCAAGCTGGGCAAGATCCGGGAGATCAGCGACATGCGGGATGAGACCGATCTGAACGGTCTGAAACTGACCATCGACCTCAAGCGCGGGCAGGATCCCGACAAGCTGATGGCCCGCCTGTTCAAAGCCACACCGCTGGAGGACAGCTTTGCCTGCAACTTCAACGTCCTGATCGCTGGCCAGCCCAAGGTGCTGGGTGTGCGGGATATTTTGCTGGAATGGATCGCCTTCCGCGCCGAATGCGTGCGGCGCCGCACCTACTACGATCTGCAGGGCAAGCAGAAGCGTCTGCATCTGCTGCGCGGCCTGGAAGCCATCTTGCTGGACATCGACAAGGCCATTGAAATCGTGCGCAACACCGCGGAGGAAGCGGAAGTTGTGCCGAACCTGATGATCGGTTTCGGCATCGACGAGGTGCAGGCGGAATATGTGGCCGAGATCAAGCTGCGTCATCTGAACCGGGAGTACATCCTCAAGCGCACGGCGGAAATCGAGGAGCTGGAAGCGGCCATCGAGGATCTGCAGGATGTGCTGAAGCGTCCGGCGCGTATCAACAAAATCATCATGAACGAGCTGGCCGACGTTGCCAAGAAATACGGCAAGCCGCGCCGCTGTGAGATTCTGTACGAAGTCCCCGTCAGCGAGGCCGAGGAGCCCAAGGAGCAGATTCCCGACTACCCGGTGCACCTGTTCTTCACCCGGGACGGCTACTTCAAAAAAATCACACCGCAAAGCCTGCGCATGAGCGGCGACCAGAAGCTGAAAGACGGGGACGAGGTGCTCTTCACCTGCGAGAGCACCAACACGGTGGAGTTGCTCTTCTTCACCAATCATCACCAGGTGTACAAGTCCCACGCCTATGACTTTGCCGACAGCAAAGCCAGCGTACTGGGTGACTACGTCGCCTCCTCCCTGGGTATGGAGGAGGGCGAAGTGCCCCTGTACATGGTGGTCACGCCGGACTACAAGGGCTGGATGCTCTTCTTCTTCCAGAACGGCAAGTGTGCCAAGGTGCCGCTGAGCAGCTACGAGACCAAACAGAACCGCCGCAAACTGCTGAAAGCCTACAGCGATAAGGCGGAGCTGGCCTGCATGCGGTATCTGCCCGAGGAGACGGAACTGGCAATCTTTACCACCAACAACCGACTGCTGTTGGCCGGCAGTGCCCTGATTCCCGAGAAAGCCACCCGCGACACCGCCGGCGTCAATGTGGTGTCGCTCAAAAAGAACGCCCGCATTGCCCGGGTCACCCTGGCCGAAGGACTGGAGCTGGCCGAAGCCCATCGGTATCGCGTGCGCACCCTGCCCGCCGCCGGCGCCATCCTGCGTGCCGACGACAGTGTGGAGCAGTTGACCCTGTAA
- a CDS encoding phage holin family protein — MVTKFIDSYNMIVGGIVAIAAAILGDHWYLFAAFLALNVIDWLTGWHKSYKLHVESSKVGLVGALKKLGYWAIIAVAFELAGVLQALCVDMLGVELDWLYLLGWWVLASLIINEARSILENLVELGYDVPQFLVDGLAVTQKLIEAKNPAAGLGDDKEE, encoded by the coding sequence ATGGTGACTAAGTTTATTGACAGCTACAACATGATTGTGGGCGGGATCGTCGCTATCGCGGCGGCGATTTTGGGCGACCACTGGTATCTGTTTGCCGCCTTCCTGGCGCTGAACGTGATCGACTGGCTGACGGGCTGGCACAAGTCCTACAAGCTGCACGTTGAAAGCTCCAAAGTGGGGCTTGTAGGGGCGCTGAAAAAGTTGGGCTACTGGGCCATTATCGCGGTGGCGTTTGAGCTTGCCGGGGTCCTCCAGGCGCTTTGCGTGGATATGCTGGGGGTGGAGCTGGACTGGCTCTACCTGCTGGGCTGGTGGGTACTGGCGTCGCTGATCATCAACGAAGCCCGGTCCATCCTGGAGAATCTTGTGGAGCTGGGGTACGACGTTCCGCAGTTCCTTGTGGATGGCCTGGCGGTTACTCAGAAACTGATTGAAGCGAAGAACCCCGCCGCAGGGCTGGGAGACGATAAGGAGGAATAA
- a CDS encoding phospho-sugar mutase: MYQDMYERWLAADLDDPDLKPELQSIQGDDAAIQDRFAVALKFGTAGLRGVIGAGTNRMNIYVVRQATQGLANWVKTQGGTQTVAISYDSRIKSDLFARTAAQVLAANGIKVRIYKALMPVPALSFATRYYHCNAGIMVTASHNPAKYNGYKAYGPDGCQMTDEAADIVYAEIQKTDILTGAKLVSFEDGMAQGLIEYVGEDCINALYAAIEARSIRPGICKTAGLKLVYSPLNGSGLVPVTHVLKDIGITDITIVPEQKDPDGNFPTCPYPNPEIFEALRLGLELAEKSGADLMLATDPDADRVGIAVKCKDGSYELLSGNEVGVLLLDYICAGRIEQGTMPKNAVMCKSIVSTPLADKVAEHYGVECRNVLTGFKWIGDQIAKLEAAGEVDRFIFGFEESYGYLAGPYVRDKDAIIGSMLICEMAAYYRAKGSSIKEELDRIYSEYGRYLNKVDSFEFPGLSGMDKMAEIMAKLRANPPKDFDGDKVVKVVDYKKPEETGLPAANVLIYTLESGSTVVVRPSGTEPKIKTYFTTKGKDLAEAQAQKDKLAAACKPLLA; the protein is encoded by the coding sequence ATGTATCAGGATATGTATGAGCGTTGGCTGGCCGCCGATCTGGACGACCCCGACCTGAAACCCGAACTGCAGAGCATCCAGGGGGACGATGCGGCAATCCAGGATCGTTTTGCCGTGGCCCTGAAGTTCGGCACGGCGGGTCTGCGCGGTGTCATCGGCGCCGGAACCAACCGTATGAATATTTATGTGGTTCGTCAGGCTACCCAGGGTCTTGCCAACTGGGTCAAGACGCAGGGCGGCACCCAGACGGTGGCCATCAGCTACGACAGCCGCATCAAGAGCGACCTGTTTGCCCGCACGGCGGCGCAGGTGCTGGCGGCCAACGGCATCAAGGTCCGCATTTACAAGGCATTGATGCCTGTCCCTGCCCTTTCCTTTGCCACCCGGTATTATCACTGCAATGCCGGCATTATGGTCACGGCCAGCCACAACCCCGCCAAGTACAACGGCTATAAGGCCTACGGCCCGGACGGCTGCCAGATGACCGATGAGGCGGCCGATATCGTCTACGCCGAGATCCAGAAGACCGATATCCTGACCGGTGCCAAGCTGGTTTCCTTTGAGGACGGCATGGCGCAGGGCCTCATTGAGTATGTGGGGGAGGACTGCATCAACGCTCTGTATGCGGCGATCGAAGCCCGCTCCATCCGTCCCGGCATCTGCAAGACTGCCGGCCTGAAACTGGTATACAGCCCGCTGAACGGTTCCGGTCTGGTGCCTGTCACCCATGTTCTGAAGGACATCGGCATCACCGACATTACCATTGTGCCCGAACAGAAGGACCCGGACGGCAACTTCCCGACCTGCCCGTATCCCAACCCTGAAATTTTCGAGGCGCTGCGTCTGGGTTTGGAGCTGGCCGAAAAGTCCGGCGCTGACCTGATGCTGGCCACCGACCCCGATGCCGACCGTGTGGGCATTGCCGTCAAGTGCAAGGATGGCAGCTATGAGCTGCTGTCCGGCAATGAGGTGGGCGTGCTGCTGCTGGATTACATCTGCGCCGGCCGTATTGAGCAGGGAACCATGCCCAAGAATGCCGTTATGTGCAAGTCCATCGTCTCCACGCCGCTGGCTGACAAGGTGGCGGAGCACTATGGTGTGGAATGCCGCAATGTGCTGACCGGCTTCAAGTGGATCGGTGATCAGATTGCCAAGCTGGAGGCCGCCGGTGAGGTGGACCGCTTCATCTTCGGCTTTGAGGAAAGCTACGGTTATCTGGCCGGTCCCTACGTGCGCGACAAGGACGCCATCATCGGCTCGATGCTCATCTGCGAGATGGCCGCCTACTATCGTGCCAAGGGCAGCTCCATCAAGGAAGAACTGGATCGCATCTACAGCGAGTACGGCCGTTACCTGAACAAGGTGGACAGCTTTGAATTCCCGGGTCTGTCCGGCATGGACAAGATGGCCGAGATCATGGCCAAGCTGCGCGCCAACCCGCCGAAGGACTTTGACGGCGACAAGGTGGTCAAGGTTGTGGACTACAAGAAGCCTGAAGAGACCGGGCTGCCCGCCGCCAACGTGCTGATCTATACGCTGGAGAGCGGTTCCACGGTGGTGGTGCGTCCCTCCGGCACCGAGCCCAAGATCAAGACTTACTTCACCACCAAGGGCAAGGATCTGGCTGAGGCCCAGGCCCAGAAAGACAAGCTGGCCGCCGCCTGCAAGCCGCTGCTGGCCTGA
- a CDS encoding GH25 family lysozyme, whose protein sequence is MKIYGIDVSHHQGTINWEKTASELRRVNGGNSPGFAILRVGYSARHGKGGLYTDGQFLNNVAGCKKYGVPMGVYWYCYDTTAEAARITARQVIKMLSGHKFDYPIYFDVEYGTNDGSASGYKYNSTANRANNTALIQAALEELEKAGYYAAVYCSRDFFLNYTNLGQLADFDKWEAAYTSSDTSAVQNGLWQYSSSNALGIAGFGKSLDCDVAYKDYPTIMRQNGLNGYESQETPADQETEEGQEQQQTPTIGPMSRGDFDRVVNQAAALGKAPMEYTVRFEAMTTATASKLQATAKELNVKYKSEWA, encoded by the coding sequence ATGAAAATCTACGGTATCGACGTTTCGCACCACCAGGGGACGATCAACTGGGAAAAGACGGCAAGCGAACTGCGGCGCGTGAACGGGGGCAACAGCCCCGGCTTTGCCATCCTGCGTGTCGGTTACTCTGCGCGGCATGGGAAAGGCGGCCTGTACACGGATGGGCAGTTCCTCAACAATGTGGCGGGCTGTAAAAAGTACGGCGTGCCCATGGGCGTGTACTGGTACTGCTACGACACCACCGCAGAGGCTGCCCGGATCACGGCCCGGCAGGTTATCAAGATGCTGTCCGGCCATAAGTTCGACTATCCGATCTATTTCGATGTGGAGTACGGCACCAACGACGGCAGCGCCAGCGGGTACAAGTACAACAGCACCGCGAACCGGGCCAACAATACAGCGCTCATCCAGGCGGCCCTGGAAGAGCTGGAAAAGGCGGGGTATTACGCCGCCGTCTACTGTTCGCGGGACTTTTTCCTCAACTACACCAACCTGGGACAGCTGGCGGATTTCGACAAGTGGGAAGCCGCCTACACCTCCAGCGACACAAGCGCCGTGCAGAACGGCCTGTGGCAGTACAGCAGCTCCAACGCGCTGGGGATCGCGGGGTTTGGCAAAAGCCTGGACTGTGACGTGGCCTACAAGGACTACCCCACGATTATGCGGCAGAATGGCCTGAACGGCTACGAGAGCCAGGAAACCCCGGCGGATCAGGAGACAGAGGAAGGCCAGGAACAGCAGCAGACACCGACCATTGGCCCCATGAGCCGGGGGGACTTTGACCGCGTTGTGAACCAGGCGGCGGCGCTGGGCAAGGCCCCGATGGAGTACACCGTCCGATTTGAAGCAATGACAACCGCCACCGCGTCGAAGCTCCAGGCAACCGCAAAGGAGCTGAACGTCAAGTACAAGAGCGAATGGGCCTAA
- a CDS encoding reverse transcriptase domain-containing protein, with protein MDQKRQKGPVCQEGDIQKCYASLKPATILKLLQRDIHKNETLLWFVQALLRTHETVTPGLAIGSYLSQWLCNYALSYMYRYIESLEKVRRKRNGEVQRQKLVRHVLFYMDDFVMIGSREADVEKAMKMVEAWALDNLGIRIKERWGKIDLKQGSVDIMGFVVGYKGTKIRRRIYRRIRRQFLRAARNLRTLGYIPHWRARKISSYKGYFKHTNTRTATKRLDARAICRAAQKSISRVDRLEAQRRKETKA; from the coding sequence GTGGATCAGAAGAGACAAAAAGGCCCGGTATGTCAGGAAGGGGACATACAGAAGTGTTACGCAAGCCTGAAACCGGCCACGATCCTAAAGCTGCTGCAAAGAGACATACACAAAAATGAAACGCTGCTGTGGTTTGTGCAGGCACTGCTGCGGACGCACGAGACTGTAACGCCTGGCCTTGCTATAGGCTCCTATCTTTCGCAATGGCTTTGCAACTATGCGCTGTCGTATATGTACCGATACATAGAGAGCCTGGAGAAGGTAAGGAGAAAAAGAAACGGGGAAGTGCAAAGGCAGAAGCTGGTGCGCCACGTGCTGTTCTATATGGACGATTTTGTGATGATCGGGTCACGAGAGGCGGACGTGGAAAAGGCCATGAAAATGGTGGAAGCCTGGGCGCTGGATAACCTGGGAATCAGGATAAAAGAGAGGTGGGGGAAGATAGACCTAAAGCAAGGTTCGGTCGACATAATGGGCTTTGTGGTAGGATATAAAGGCACAAAGATACGCCGAAGGATTTACCGCAGAATACGGCGTCAATTTTTGAGAGCGGCAAGGAATTTGCGCACGCTGGGATATATCCCACACTGGCGAGCGCGGAAGATCAGCAGCTACAAAGGATATTTCAAACACACCAACACCAGGACGGCCACGAAACGGCTTGACGCGCGGGCGATATGCCGCGCCGCGCAAAAGTCAATCAGCCGCGTGGACAGGCTGGAAGCACAAAGAAGAAAGGAGACAAAAGCGTGA